The Pontibacter korlensis sequence TGCTTAAGCCAGACCCAGCTTTTCCTTCTTCTCAGCTTGCTGCAGTTGCTCAAGCTTTTCTGTTACCAGCTCCTGTAGGCCATCTACCTTTGTAAGGTCTGTATCCCAGAAAGCGGTGTTTGAAAGAATGGCTTTTGCTACTTTGGCTGCATCTTCTTCCTTCCAGGCTTCTTCAAAGAAGCTTAGAATATCTGCTGAATCGTTCAAAGGTATTGTTTCACCTTGCCATTCACCCTTGTAGAATAAGATGAGGGCAGCAAGTGACTCCAGCAAGCGCTCCGGCAACTGGTTTTTTCTGTCGATGTATGTCAGCACAGAAGGCAGCACGCGCACTTTATACTTAGAAATAGAGTTCAGTGCGATCGATATCAGTTCGTGACGGATAAAAGGGTTTTGGAAACGCTCAATTACGTCGTTAGCAAACTTTGTCAGTTCTTCTTCTGGCAGGTCTAGCGTTGGGATGATCTCCTCGAAAATAGCCTCTCTGATGAAGGTGCCTGTTCTTTCATCTTCCACTGCCTCGCGCACTGTGCGCAGCCCCTGCAGGTAAGCAACTGGTACAAGTGCTGTATGGGCACCGTTCAGGATGCGTACTTTGCGGGAGCGGTAAGGTGTAAGGTTCGGAGCAAACTTAACCTGCAGCCCAGCTTCCTCAGCCGGGAAAGCACGCTCTACTGAGCGTGGTGCCTCTATTACCCATAGGTGGAATGGCTCTGCTTTTACAACCAGGTTGTCTTCGAAGCCAAGCTCTGCCTGTATTTCTTTGATGTTGTCTTTAGGGAAGCCTGGTACAATGCGGTCCACCAGGGTATTGCAGAAAATGTTATGCTCTCTGATCCAGGCAGTAAAGTCTGTTGAAAGGCCCCAATGTCTGGCGAACTTCAGAATTGTCTGCTGCAGCGCAGCACCGTTCTTCTCGATAAGCTCACACGGGATCATAGTCAGACCTTTGTCAGCAGCTCCTTCAAAGTGAGTATATCTGTGGTAAAGAAGCGCTGTCAGTTTACCCGGGAAGCTGCCAGGAAGCGTTTCCATGCTAGTATCAGCTTCTTCGAAGGCGATGCCTGCCTCGGTTGTGTTAGATATGATGAACTGAAGGTCCGGGTTTTCTGCCAGTTTCAGGTACTCGTTGTAATCGTTATAAGGGTTTATAGCGCCGGAGATACAAGTAACCAAACGCGTTTCCTCTGTTTCCTTACCACCCTGTATGCCATTCAATAGCACATGGTACAGGCCATCCTGCTTGTTAAGCAAGTCCACGATACCGCGCTCTATAGGCTGGATTATCTTAACGCTGCCGTTAAAGTCAGTTTTCTCGTTCAGGATATCAATTATCCAGTCCACAAATCCTCGCAGGAAGTTACCTTCACCAAACTGCAGTACTTTAACCGGGTATTGAGTGGTTATATTAGCGGTATCTCTGTTTAATGTCTTCATAATGTTCTTTTAATAATGATGGACCTGTGATTGAACTTGTAATGTAATCTATGTTATGGTTAGACATGTATTGCTACTTCCTGTAAGGGCAGTGCTTTTTATTTATCTTTTTTCAAAGAAGATTTCCTGATAATCAATTCAGGTTTCAGTACTGTCTTCTGGGGTATAAAATTGCTGTCGTCTGACTTCAGCTGCTGGAAGAACAACTCTGCCGTTCTTTTGCCCATGGTAATGCTTAACTGATCCACTGTAGTTAGCGGCGGGTCTGTAAACGATGTAAAAGGGTCATTACTGAATCCAGCCAGCGCTATCTGTTGCGGAATCTGTATGTTATGCTCTTTTAGTACCTGCATGGCACCCATGGCGCCGAAGTCACTGGCAGAGAAAACCGCATCAGGCAACTCTTTTAGCTGTAGCAGTTGCTCCATACTTGCCCGGCCGTCTGCCAATTGCAGGTTACTTGGCACTACCAGCTCTTCTTCGTAAGGCAGTCCGTTGTCTTTAAGTGCGTCTACATAACCACGCAGACGTTCCTTAAATACACTTACCTTCTTAGGGTTAGTGAAGTGAGCAATGCGGCGGCAGCCTTGTTCTATCAGGTGTTCAACAACCTTATAGGCACCCCAGTAGTCGTCTATCAATACCTGGCTTACCTCCAGTTCGTCCGTTGTGCGGTCAAACAGGACCAGGGGCATTCCTTTTTTCTGAGCATTTCTAAAGTGCTCGAAGTTTTCTGTGTTCTTGCCTATGGAAGCAATAATGCCATCGACCCGGGCTCTGAAAAGAGCATCGATCGTCTGTACTTCCTTCTCATAGTTATCATAAGACTGCGAGATAATTATCTTGTGGTCTAGTGTGTTGGCAACCTCTTCTATACCTCTGATGACAGAGGCGAAGAAAGCCCTGTCAGCAGTAGGTACAATGATGCCGATAATATTGCTTTTACCATTTCTAAGAGCTGCAGCAATATTGTTAGGTTGGTAATTCATCTGCTTGGCAGCTTTCAACACAGCTTTTTTTGTCGCCTCACTTATTCTTGGGCTGTTATTGAGCGCGCGTGAGACCGTAGAAGCAGTGATGTTAAGTTTCTCTGCTATGTCATGGATGGTTACCTTGTTCTTGATCTCCATATTTATTTGCTAATAGCTCTTTAGGCGCTGTGTATGGCAGGTTTACCTAATTCTCATTGCTAGGCTTGCCGATGGTAGCCAGTATACCGCCATCCACATAAATTATTTGTCCGTTAATGAAATTGCTGGCTTTGCTGGCCAGGAACACAGCTACTCCTTCCAGGTCTTCCGGGTCGCCCCATCTTCCTGCAGGTGTTCTGTTAACAATAAAGTCGTTGAAGGGATGGCCGTTGTAACGGATAGGTGCTGTTTGGTCAGTGGCAAAATATCCCGGGCCAATTCCGTTCACCTGTATATTATGCTTGGCCCATTCTGTTGCCAGATTTCTGGTAAGCATTTTGAGTCCTCCTTTGGCTGCAGCGTAGGCCGAAACCGTATCGCGCCCCAGTTCGCTCATCATGGAGCAGATGTTTATGATCTTCCCTCTTTTACGAGGGATCATGTTCTGGGCAACATACTTCGACATGATGAAAGGAGCTGTCAGGTCTACATCAACGACCTTCCTGAACTCCTCCACTTCCATCTCCAGGGCAGGCACACGTTTGATGATTCCGGCATTGTTCACAAGCACCTCAATAGGTCCAACCTCCTGCTCAATTTTAGCAATATGTTCTTTTGCCTGTGATTCGTTTGTTACATCAAAAAGGTAGCCGTGTACCTCAAGGCCGTCCTGTCGGTACTGCTCCAGGGCAGCCTCCATTTTTGCAGGCGTGTTGCCATTTATTACCAGTGTAGCACCAGCTTTGCCTAATGCTTTGGCCATGGCCATGCCAAGGCCATGTGTAGCGCCTGTGATTAAAGCAACTTGACCGCTTAAGTTGAATAGGTTTTGCATGCCTCTTTACTTTAATTCGGTTGGTTGTACTTTATCCATGTCGTCGTAATTCAGGTTTTCGCCTGCCATGCCCCAAATAAAGGAGTAGTTGTAAGTGCCGGCTCCACTGTGGATAGACCATGGCGGAGAGATGATTGCCTGACGGTTTTTTACAAACAGGTGACGTGTCTCCTGGGGCTCACCCATAAAGTGGCACACGGCCTGGTCTTCTGGTAAGTTGAAATAGAAGTATGCCTCCATTCTTCTATCATGTGTATGTGCCGGCATGGTGTTCCACACGCTGCCTTTCTGAAGCTCTGTAAGGCCCATTTGTAACTGGCAGGTTTCTACTACCGAGTTAACCAGCAGTTTGCGGATGATGCGGTGGTTGGAGCTCTCCAGCGATCCTAGCTCTACAGTCTCAGCTTCGTTTAGCGATACTTTTTTGGTAGGGTTAGAGCGATGTGCTGGTGCAGAGTTGAAGTAGAACAGCGCTTCGCCTGAGGCGGCAGGGTGGAAGATAACCTCCTTAGTACCCATTCCTACATACAGGGCCTCTTTGTTAGCAAGTGCTATTTCCTCACCGTCAACAGTCACTTTACTGTTTGGGCCAACATTAATGATTCCCAGCTCTCTCCTGTCCAGGTAGTTCTCAGATCGCAGCGTTGGGAACGTTTCCAGCTTCAAGGGCTGCTCCACCGGATGTGCGCCTCCAACAATCAGGCGGTCATACAAAGTGTAGACATTTGTTATAGAGTCTTTCTGGAAGAGGTCTTCTATAAGGTAAGCTTCACGGAGTTTAGCAGTGTCATACGATTTGCTGTCGCTTGGATGGATGGCGTGTCTGATAGAGTAAGTCATGCTCATGTTGTGGTATGTTGTGTAAACGTTTGCGCAAAATATAATTTATTTTCCATGTTACTACGGTTTTTTTTGATTTTGTATGTGAGTAATGAAAAATATATTTCTAGTGAGTAAGTGCTAACATTTTGTAAAAACGGCTTTAATTAGCTTTGAAGGCTGTTTTTGTTAATTTTTGAGAAAATACTCACTCATACTTTTGGTGATCAAAGAGGAAATTTATAAAATGCAAACGATTGCGCAACCTTTACTATCTGATTTTGGTAAGTGGTTAATCATTGGGAGTGGAAGAAGCTCCTCTAAATAGCTTATAATCTGGCGCAAGTGCATCGGTAGCAGAACGGTGTCGAAATAGAATGGCGGAGTTGCCTGCGGAGAGCTTAAGTAGCTTTAATGCTTGGGTTGCTAAGATGTTAATATAGGAAAATTTTTAAGCACATACTATATAATTTATAACCAAACTAAAGGATACCTATGCGAAATGCTTTACTTAAGAAGATGAGGCACCTGCTTATTCTGCCTATGCTCTTTACGGCGATTGCAGGAGCGCTTGCTCAAGGGTTTACTGTAAGCGGAAAAGTGGTGGACGAGAAAGGTAGTGAACTGCCTGGCGTTACAGTGCTTTTGAAAGGAACTTCGAGAGGTACTGCTACAGGGGTAGACGGTACTTATACTTTGCCTGTGACGGATGGTGAAGGCACGTTGATTTTTACTTTTATCGGCTATCAGGCAAAGGAGGTAGCAATCAAAGGCCAGACAACAGTAAATGTCTCGATGGCCCCAGACCAGAAGGCGTTGGAAGAGGTAGTTATTATTGGCTACCAGGAGGTGCCTAGAAGCGAATTAACCAGCTCTGTGTCTTCGGTAAGCTCTAAGCAGCTAAAAGATATCCCGGTAAGTACAGCAGCAGAGGCCCTGGCAGGTAGACTGGCAGGTGTGCAGGTTACTACCTCAGAAGGTCAGCCAGGCGCAGAAATCCAGATCCGGGTGCGTGGTGGAGGCTCTATCACACAAGATAACTCCCCACTGTATATAGTAGACGGTATCCAGATGGATAATGCGTTATCAGTACTTTCTCCGCAGGAGATCGAGTCAATCGACGTGCTGAAAGATGCTGCTTCCACAGCTATTTATGGTGCACGTGGTGCCAACGGTGTTGTGGTAATCACCACCAAAGGAGGTGTTGCTATGCCAACTCAGGTTACATACAACGGCTTTACAGGTGTTAGAAGCATCGTTAACAAGCTGGATGTGATGAAGCCTTACGACTATGTGAAGTATCAGTATGAGATATACAACTATAATACTGACGAAGACACAAGAAGATCCTTTACCAACCGCTACGGTTTGTATGACGACATCGATATCTACCAGAACATGCCTTTTATGGACTGGCAGGATGAGGTTTTTGGTCGTGATGCCTCTAGCCAAACGCACATATTAGGTGTAACAGGTGGTTCTGATAAAACTTCCTTCAACTTCAACCTGAACCACACCAATGAGGAGGGTATTATGCTTAACTCTGGCTTCCAGAGAACATTGGCATCCTTTAAGTTTGATCACAAAGCGACAGACAAGTTAAGAATAGGTCTTAGCACTCGCTATAGCCGCCAGAAGGTAGACGGTGTGGGTACTTCTCACACTGGTTCGCAAGGTAATAATAGACTGCGCAATGCGGTGCGTTTCAGACCTTTTGTGGCTCCAGGTATGGAAGGCACTATCGACGAATTCGATCCTGAATTTGCTAACCTGACAAACCTGATAAGCCCTGTGCTGCTGGCCAAGCAGGAGCTAAGAGAAGATTACAGAAACGATGTGTTGGTAAACGGCTGGTTCAGCTATGAGATACTCAAGAACCTTACTTACAAAACTGTATTTGGTATCACCAATAGCAACAGAGACCGTAACGACTTTGACGGACCTAATACCAGCCTTGCCAGACAGAATGCAGGAATGCCGGTAGTGGAAATGCGTGCAGGGGAGTCTCTGGCATTAACAAATTCGAACACATTAAGCTATAAGTTCGATATCAACGACGACCATAAGTTCAATGCCTTGCTTGGCCATGAGATCTGGCAGAGAAACGACAAGACGAGCACAGTAATAACAAAATACCTGCCTGTTGATATCACAGCAGACCAGGCGTGGGCTGGCGTTGATAAGGCAACTCCTCCATCAGGCTTGATCCAGGATGCCCCAAGCACATTTGAAGAGGAGCAGAGGCTGCTTTCTTACTTCGGACGTGTATCCTACAGCTTCAGAGACAAGTATCGCCTTGCCGTTAACATGCGTCGTGACGCTTCTTCTCTCTTTGCTCCAGGAAACAGAGTAGGTTATTTCCCGTCTGCTTCCTTTGCATGGCACATTGCTGAAGAAAACTTCATGGCTGGCACAAACAGCTGGCTGTCTGACCTGAAACTGCGCCTGAGTATAGGTGAGGTAGGTAACAACAGAATTGGTGTTGACCTTTGGAAGACAATGTTCACCAACTCTTCGGACTATGGTTACGCATTCTCAGAGTCTATCACCCCAGGATTCGTTTCCCGCAGCCTTTCTAACTCTAACCTGACTTGGGAAACAACAGTATCCAGAAACCTTGGTTTAGACTTCTCTATCCTGAACAACAGAATCAGCGGCTCCTTGGATCTTTATAAGAATAACACAAGAGACCTGCTGCTGATGGCGAAGATTCCTCAGACCAGCGGTTATTCAGAGCAGCTTCAGAACATTGGTAAAACAGAAAACAAGGGTATCGAGCTTCAGTTGAATGGTGTGGTTGTAGACAACAGCAACTTCACCTGGAATGCTAACTTCAACATTGCTTTCAACAGAAATAAGATAGTTAGCCTTGGTTCAGATTCAGATGGTAACCCACTGCGCTCTTACCTGGAGATGTCAGGTTGGGTAAATAACCTGCAGGACTTCCTGGTAGAGGTTGGTCAGCCAATAGGCCAGTACTATGGCTATGTAACAGATGGCTTCTATACAGTAGATGACTTTAATGCAGTTTACAATGAGGCCAATGGCACCTGGACTTATACTTTGAAAGAAGGTATACCAAACAGCAAAGACATTGCACTGGGTAACAGAGACCCACAGCCAGGCGACCTTAAGCTGAAGGACCTGACAGACGATGGAAACTCTATGATCACGCCTGATGACAGAAGAGTACTTGGCACTTCGCAGCCTAAGTTCATTGGTGGTTTCAATCAGCAGTTTACTTACAAAAACTTCGACCTGAGTGTATTTGTGAACTTCTCTTATGGCAACAAAGTGTACAATGCCAACAAGATTGAGTTTACAACACAGTACCTGTACCGCGACAACAACATGCTGACGCTGATGAACGACAGATGGAGAAGATTTGACGACAACGGTCAGCTAGTAACTAACCCAGAGCAACTGGCAGAAATGAATCAGGATGCCAAGTACTGGTCACCACCATTGGGGCAATATTTCCTGCACTCTTTCGCTATCGAAGACGGTTCTTACCTGCGCATCAGCAACCTTACCCTGGGTTACAGCCTGCCAAAGAGCCTGGTAGAAAGAACAAAGGTGTTCTCCAATTTCAGAGTGTATGCTACGGTTAACAACCTCATGACCCTTACTGGTTACTCTGGTTATGACCCAGAGGCAAACACAAGAAGAGGCAACCCGCTAACTCCAGGTGTTGACTATGCTGCTTATCCGCGCAGCCGCTTCATACTAGGTGGTGTTAACGTTACTTTCTAATTCTTTAAGAAGATGACAATGAATAAGAAATATATCAAGTCGCTGATCTTTCCATTGGCTCTGGGTGGCCTAGTAATGTTCTCTTCCTGCGAGAGCTATCTGGATGTAGAGAACCCTTCTACTATATCGCAGGATGCAGTATTTACAAGTGTTGGTTATGCAAACTCTGCTGTAACAGGTATATACAATAGCCTGATGGGGGACGATGCTTATGGAAGCCGTGTCTCTACGCTATACCCGAATGCAGCAGACGATATCAGAATAGGTGGTACTTACAACCCTCTGGACCGAAGAGGTATCAGTGGGTTTGGAGTGAGCCCTGACAATACAGAATTAAACAAGCCATTCCTGCAGCTTTATCAGGGAATAGAGCGTGCGAACATTGCTATCAAATACATCCCGCTTTCCGATCTGTATACCAACGGAACACCGGCAGAGCAGGCAAGTATGCGCAAACTGCATGGGGAGGCGCTAGCTCTTCGCGCACTTTTCTACCATGAACTGATTCGCAACTGGGGAGACGTGCCAGCACCATTTGAGCCATCAGCAGACCAGACAGATCTATACCTGCCTAAAACAAACCAGGATGAGATTTATGACAAACTGTTGGAAGACCTGGCGTTGGCCTCAGAATTGGTGCCGTGGAAAGGTGAGTCTGGTGACCCAAGCACGCGCATAACCAAAGCTGCGGTGAAGGGACTGCGTGCAAGACTTGCTCTGGCCCGTGGTGGATATGCTCTTCGTAGAGACTCCCGCAAGATGGAGCGCAGAGCAGATTACAGAGATTACTATGAAATTGCCCGCCAGGAAACTCTAGACATTATTCAGAGCGGCAGACACAGTCTGCACCCAGATTATGAGCAGGTATTTAAAGATCTGCACTCAGGTGTTAGTGGCGGCGCAACGAACGAAATGATTTTCGAGATAGGTGCCTTCGGTGGTAACTCTAAAACAGACAGTAAGCTAGGTTATAGCAACGGCCTTAGAATAGACAAGAGTTCTAAGTATGGCCAGGCTAATGGTCAGCTGGAGGTAATTCCAACTTACTTTTATGAGTTTGACTCTATTGGCGATGTGAGAAGAGACGTTACCATTGCTTTCTTCCAGATCAACAAAGATGACGCGAAAGAACTTACCCGCCTGACGCAGATGCGCGACGGTAAATTCAGAAAGTACTGGACTACCATAGATGGTACAGCTCAGAACATGGGTATCAACTGGCCGGTGCTGCGCTATGCGGATGTACTGCTAATGTTTGCCGAGGCTGAGAATGAGCTGAACGGACCAACTGAGCAAGCTATAGCGGCTTATGAGCAGGTAAGAAGAAGAGCTTTTACAGGCCACGAAGACCGCATGGGAGTTACACCTACTGACAAGGAAGGCTTCTTCCAGGCTATAGCTCAGGAGCGTTTGCTGGAGTTTGGAGGAGAAGGTATTCGCAAGTATGACCTGATCCGCTGGAACCTGCTTTCCTCTACAATTGCTGAGACCAAAACTAAGTTGAGAGCTTTGATGAATGGTGAGGGGCGCTATGCTAACGTGCCGCAGTATGTATACTATAACCCTACACCAGTTGTGGATACAACTGTACCGGAGGAAGTAGCAAGCTTCGACTTCCATGGAGGATCAATTTCAACGGTAATGTATACTCCGGCACCTGTTACAACACCTACAGGCTATACAAGAGTTAACTGGAAATCAGCTGTGAATGAGGATTACATATCCACCTTTGCCGTGGCCTTCGAAGAAAACAAGTCTGAGGTATTCCCGATTTACAGTGGCGTTCTAAACCAGAACTATAACCTGACCCAGGACTATGGCTACTAAGAAAGATAACTGGATTCACGAATAAAAATTGTAAGACATGAAAATAGATCTAAGCAAAATATTTAAAATGGTTCCGGTTATACTTCTGGGTGCGCTAGCATTTGCCTGCGAAGAAGACCCAGACAAACTGGATCCGATGCGCATGTTCACACCAGCCGGAGACATCAAGGCTGTAAGCGGGGAAACCCAGGTAAAACTTACCTGGAACCCTTCGCTGTACACCACGAGCAATAGCGGCGTAACCTATACTGTAGAGGTTGCGGCGGATACCTTGTTCCAGACCCCAATAGTTGCCTCTGTACAGACCGATACTGCTG is a genomic window containing:
- a CDS encoding tagaturonate reductase; its protein translation is MKTLNRDTANITTQYPVKVLQFGEGNFLRGFVDWIIDILNEKTDFNGSVKIIQPIERGIVDLLNKQDGLYHVLLNGIQGGKETEETRLVTCISGAINPYNDYNEYLKLAENPDLQFIISNTTEAGIAFEEADTSMETLPGSFPGKLTALLYHRYTHFEGAADKGLTMIPCELIEKNGAALQQTILKFARHWGLSTDFTAWIREHNIFCNTLVDRIVPGFPKDNIKEIQAELGFEDNLVVKAEPFHLWVIEAPRSVERAFPAEEAGLQVKFAPNLTPYRSRKVRILNGAHTALVPVAYLQGLRTVREAVEDERTGTFIREAIFEEIIPTLDLPEEELTKFANDVIERFQNPFIRHELISIALNSISKYKVRVLPSVLTYIDRKNQLPERLLESLAALILFYKGEWQGETIPLNDSADILSFFEEAWKEEDAAKVAKAILSNTAFWDTDLTKVDGLQELVTEKLEQLQQAEKKEKLGLA
- a CDS encoding LacI family DNA-binding transcriptional regulator yields the protein MEIKNKVTIHDIAEKLNITASTVSRALNNSPRISEATKKAVLKAAKQMNYQPNNIAAALRNGKSNIIGIIVPTADRAFFASVIRGIEEVANTLDHKIIISQSYDNYEKEVQTIDALFRARVDGIIASIGKNTENFEHFRNAQKKGMPLVLFDRTTDELEVSQVLIDDYWGAYKVVEHLIEQGCRRIAHFTNPKKVSVFKERLRGYVDALKDNGLPYEEELVVPSNLQLADGRASMEQLLQLKELPDAVFSASDFGAMGAMQVLKEHNIQIPQQIALAGFSNDPFTSFTDPPLTTVDQLSITMGKRTAELFFQQLKSDDSNFIPQKTVLKPELIIRKSSLKKDK
- a CDS encoding gluconate 5-dehydrogenase, giving the protein MQNLFNLSGQVALITGATHGLGMAMAKALGKAGATLVINGNTPAKMEAALEQYRQDGLEVHGYLFDVTNESQAKEHIAKIEQEVGPIEVLVNNAGIIKRVPALEMEVEEFRKVVDVDLTAPFIMSKYVAQNMIPRKRGKIINICSMMSELGRDTVSAYAAAKGGLKMLTRNLATEWAKHNIQVNGIGPGYFATDQTAPIRYNGHPFNDFIVNRTPAGRWGDPEDLEGVAVFLASKASNFINGQIIYVDGGILATIGKPSNEN
- the kduI gene encoding 5-dehydro-4-deoxy-D-glucuronate isomerase, with amino-acid sequence MSMTYSIRHAIHPSDSKSYDTAKLREAYLIEDLFQKDSITNVYTLYDRLIVGGAHPVEQPLKLETFPTLRSENYLDRRELGIINVGPNSKVTVDGEEIALANKEALYVGMGTKEVIFHPAASGEALFYFNSAPAHRSNPTKKVSLNEAETVELGSLESSNHRIIRKLLVNSVVETCQLQMGLTELQKGSVWNTMPAHTHDRRMEAYFYFNLPEDQAVCHFMGEPQETRHLFVKNRQAIISPPWSIHSGAGTYNYSFIWGMAGENLNYDDMDKVQPTELK
- a CDS encoding SusC/RagA family TonB-linked outer membrane protein, with amino-acid sequence MRHLLILPMLFTAIAGALAQGFTVSGKVVDEKGSELPGVTVLLKGTSRGTATGVDGTYTLPVTDGEGTLIFTFIGYQAKEVAIKGQTTVNVSMAPDQKALEEVVIIGYQEVPRSELTSSVSSVSSKQLKDIPVSTAAEALAGRLAGVQVTTSEGQPGAEIQIRVRGGGSITQDNSPLYIVDGIQMDNALSVLSPQEIESIDVLKDAASTAIYGARGANGVVVITTKGGVAMPTQVTYNGFTGVRSIVNKLDVMKPYDYVKYQYEIYNYNTDEDTRRSFTNRYGLYDDIDIYQNMPFMDWQDEVFGRDASSQTHILGVTGGSDKTSFNFNLNHTNEEGIMLNSGFQRTLASFKFDHKATDKLRIGLSTRYSRQKVDGVGTSHTGSQGNNRLRNAVRFRPFVAPGMEGTIDEFDPEFANLTNLISPVLLAKQELREDYRNDVLVNGWFSYEILKNLTYKTVFGITNSNRDRNDFDGPNTSLARQNAGMPVVEMRAGESLALTNSNTLSYKFDINDDHKFNALLGHEIWQRNDKTSTVITKYLPVDITADQAWAGVDKATPPSGLIQDAPSTFEEEQRLLSYFGRVSYSFRDKYRLAVNMRRDASSLFAPGNRVGYFPSASFAWHIAEENFMAGTNSWLSDLKLRLSIGEVGNNRIGVDLWKTMFTNSSDYGYAFSESITPGFVSRSLSNSNLTWETTVSRNLGLDFSILNNRISGSLDLYKNNTRDLLLMAKIPQTSGYSEQLQNIGKTENKGIELQLNGVVVDNSNFTWNANFNIAFNRNKIVSLGSDSDGNPLRSYLEMSGWVNNLQDFLVEVGQPIGQYYGYVTDGFYTVDDFNAVYNEANGTWTYTLKEGIPNSKDIALGNRDPQPGDLKLKDLTDDGNSMITPDDRRVLGTSQPKFIGGFNQQFTYKNFDLSVFVNFSYGNKVYNANKIEFTTQYLYRDNNMLTLMNDRWRRFDDNGQLVTNPEQLAEMNQDAKYWSPPLGQYFLHSFAIEDGSYLRISNLTLGYSLPKSLVERTKVFSNFRVYATVNNLMTLTGYSGYDPEANTRRGNPLTPGVDYAAYPRSRFILGGVNVTF
- a CDS encoding RagB/SusD family nutrient uptake outer membrane protein, whose amino-acid sequence is MNKKYIKSLIFPLALGGLVMFSSCESYLDVENPSTISQDAVFTSVGYANSAVTGIYNSLMGDDAYGSRVSTLYPNAADDIRIGGTYNPLDRRGISGFGVSPDNTELNKPFLQLYQGIERANIAIKYIPLSDLYTNGTPAEQASMRKLHGEALALRALFYHELIRNWGDVPAPFEPSADQTDLYLPKTNQDEIYDKLLEDLALASELVPWKGESGDPSTRITKAAVKGLRARLALARGGYALRRDSRKMERRADYRDYYEIARQETLDIIQSGRHSLHPDYEQVFKDLHSGVSGGATNEMIFEIGAFGGNSKTDSKLGYSNGLRIDKSSKYGQANGQLEVIPTYFYEFDSIGDVRRDVTIAFFQINKDDAKELTRLTQMRDGKFRKYWTTIDGTAQNMGINWPVLRYADVLLMFAEAENELNGPTEQAIAAYEQVRRRAFTGHEDRMGVTPTDKEGFFQAIAQERLLEFGGEGIRKYDLIRWNLLSSTIAETKTKLRALMNGEGRYANVPQYVYYNPTPVVDTTVPEEVASFDFHGGSISTVMYTPAPVTTPTGYTRVNWKSAVNEDYISTFAVAFEENKSEVFPIYSGVLNQNYNLTQDYGY